The following are from one region of the Tenacibaculum dicentrarchi genome:
- the kdsA gene encoding 3-deoxy-8-phosphooctulonate synthase: MDLNLIPNIKHTNANNFFLLAGPCAIESEEMAMRIAEKVLTITDKLQIPYIFKGSFKKANRSRIDSFTGIGDEKALKILRKVSETFNVPTVTDIHEVSDAYKAAEYVDILQIPAFLVRQTDLVVAAAKTGKVVNLKKGQFMSPEAMQHAVKKVHDAGNQQAWITDRGTMFGYQDMIVDFRGIPTMREFAPTVLDVTHSLQQPNQTSGVTGGRPDMIETIARAGVVNNVDGLFIETHFDPANAKSDGANMLHLDYLEKLLTNLVAIRKTVNNL; encoded by the coding sequence ATGGATTTAAATCTTATTCCGAATATAAAACATACTAATGCTAACAATTTTTTCCTTTTAGCAGGTCCTTGTGCTATTGAAAGTGAAGAGATGGCAATGCGAATTGCTGAAAAAGTACTTACAATTACTGATAAATTACAAATTCCTTATATTTTTAAAGGAAGTTTTAAAAAAGCAAACCGAAGTAGAATTGATAGTTTTACGGGAATTGGTGATGAAAAAGCGTTAAAAATTCTAAGAAAAGTTTCTGAAACCTTCAATGTTCCTACGGTTACTGATATTCACGAAGTTTCAGATGCCTACAAAGCTGCCGAATATGTCGATATTTTACAAATTCCTGCTTTTTTAGTACGTCAGACCGATTTAGTGGTAGCTGCCGCAAAAACTGGTAAAGTTGTTAATTTGAAAAAAGGGCAGTTTATGAGTCCTGAAGCAATGCAACACGCCGTTAAAAAAGTTCACGATGCAGGAAACCAACAAGCATGGATTACCGACCGAGGAACTATGTTTGGCTACCAAGATATGATTGTCGATTTTAGAGGAATCCCAACCATGCGTGAATTTGCGCCTACGGTTTTAGATGTAACTCATTCGCTACAGCAACCCAACCAAACAAGTGGTGTTACTGGTGGAAGACCCGATATGATTGAAACAATCGCAAGAGCTGGAGTTGTTAATAATGTCGATGGATTATTTATTGAAACACATTTTGACCCTGCAAATGCAAAAAGTGACGGTGCTAATATGTTACACCTTGATTATTTAGAAAAGCTATTAACAAACTTAGTAGCCATTAGAAAAACTGTCAATAATTTATAG
- the ctlX gene encoding citrulline utilization hydrolase CtlX, translated as MQQTTNTILMVRPASFRMNEQTAVNNYYQQELANMLPATINAKAQQEFDAFVVKLKAVGVDVIVVEDTKETDTPDALFPNNWISFHENGDVAIYPMFAENRRLEKREDVLTILEEQGFKINSIVDYSEAEEQDVFLEGTGSMILDRVNRKAYCALSPRADEELFIEFCEDFEYTPVIFTANQTVNGEVAAIYHTNVMMCVAETFAIVCLASIDDKKEKKSVVKHLKTSGKQVIAITEEQVVQFAGNMLQVKGANDEQFLIMSSSAYNSLTANQLQEINKHTSIIHSSLEVIETCGGGSARCMMAEVFLKK; from the coding sequence ATGCAACAAACTACAAATACCATATTAATGGTGCGTCCTGCTAGTTTTAGAATGAACGAGCAAACGGCTGTAAATAATTATTATCAGCAAGAATTAGCCAATATGTTACCTGCCACAATTAACGCAAAAGCACAGCAAGAATTTGATGCTTTTGTTGTAAAATTAAAAGCGGTAGGGGTTGATGTTATTGTAGTAGAAGATACCAAAGAAACAGATACTCCTGATGCCTTATTTCCTAATAACTGGATTTCTTTTCATGAAAATGGCGATGTGGCTATCTACCCAATGTTTGCCGAAAATAGGCGTTTAGAAAAGCGAGAAGATGTATTGACTATTTTAGAGGAACAGGGTTTTAAAATAAATAGTATTGTTGATTATTCTGAAGCCGAAGAACAGGATGTTTTTTTAGAAGGTACAGGAAGCATGATTTTAGATCGTGTGAATAGAAAAGCATATTGCGCTTTATCGCCAAGAGCTGATGAAGAGTTGTTTATTGAATTTTGTGAAGATTTTGAATATACACCCGTAATTTTTACCGCAAATCAAACCGTAAATGGAGAAGTTGCTGCAATTTATCATACTAATGTAATGATGTGTGTTGCCGAAACATTTGCTATTGTTTGTTTAGCTTCAATTGATGATAAGAAAGAAAAAAAATCGGTTGTTAAGCATTTAAAAACAAGCGGAAAACAGGTAATTGCAATTACAGAAGAGCAGGTAGTACAGTTTGCAGGAAACATGTTACAGGTAAAAGGTGCAAATGATGAGCAATTTTTAATAATGAGTTCATCGGCATATAATTCATTAACTGCAAATCAACTTCAGGAAATAAATAAACATACCAGTATAATACACAGTTCGTTAGAGGTTATTGAAACCTGTGGAGGTGGAAGTGCCCGTTGTATGATGGCTGAGGTGTTTTTAAAAAAATAA
- a CDS encoding PLP-dependent transferase, with product MQNSNMQEYINEVLKNMPTDWLNLTTHRLDIYNEKLAKVEFTNQFESLFNNNNSQLSALSELPTAYDYIRLGHPLSCVLEWVISKMNDLNSENIISFSSTTMPILAILRSNLQQNKNTQIIYSDKLPAAFNADVLQNVYGYKFELKKITDKISNFDGSTILISEEKEICNFNINSNPNIDFFININTKLGSVLAVNKKENQEYISEIQHVRRRESIAMTPADSLAVLQSFVVKKASSISSDITKSNLLEDKASVLKSIQEITDSTITPLVASSGLSIQYAILMGLVDHAQQNNNGKTIKIVVPPNCYGGTNDQARRVAACLENVEIVDLLVDGGNDMVKSIDAVLAKIALEDAVPFIIAEIPTNPRVEVPNLDDLKTVLTKKRTTNSGTIAVDPVFILDQTFCPNVHFLGENAILSSVRTISFASGSKFPSGGKCTAGYCVGNKKSETLMDKIAIHLNVTDNQATALQYNILAKQLPSMNQRIIDAYKNTREFVTFITDNLPGAKINFVSEELASQGFTPSVFSLDLPTKGNSDAEKETYKRALNLKLINLMITEIPTESKFCVSYGQLKGCYWTIPATSTQGTTKEGDKDYIVRASLSANMDLELHKKIFLDFVKSI from the coding sequence ATGCAAAACAGTAACATGCAAGAGTATATTAATGAAGTGCTAAAAAACATGCCTACCGATTGGTTAAATTTAACAACACATCGACTAGATATTTACAATGAAAAATTAGCAAAAGTTGAATTTACAAATCAGTTCGAAAGCTTATTTAATAACAATAACAGTCAATTATCGGCGCTAAGTGAACTGCCTACCGCTTACGATTATATTCGACTTGGACATCCTTTGTCGTGTGTTTTAGAATGGGTTATTTCAAAAATGAATGATTTAAATTCTGAAAACATCATCAGTTTTTCTTCTACTACAATGCCTATTTTAGCCATTCTTAGAAGTAATTTACAGCAAAATAAAAACACCCAAATAATTTATTCCGATAAATTGCCAGCTGCTTTTAATGCCGATGTTTTACAAAATGTTTATGGGTATAAATTTGAACTAAAAAAAATTACTGATAAAATTTCTAATTTTGATGGTAGTACTATTTTAATATCCGAAGAAAAAGAAATTTGTAATTTCAATATAAATAGCAATCCTAATATTGATTTTTTTATCAATATAAATACAAAATTAGGAAGTGTTTTAGCAGTAAATAAAAAGGAAAATCAAGAATATATTTCGGAAATTCAACACGTCAGACGTAGAGAAAGTATTGCGATGACTCCTGCCGATTCACTAGCTGTTTTACAATCATTTGTAGTTAAAAAAGCAAGTTCAATTTCTTCGGATATTACTAAAAGCAATTTATTAGAAGATAAGGCTTCGGTTTTAAAAAGTATCCAAGAAATTACCGATAGCACCATAACCCCGCTGGTTGCCTCTAGCGGACTGTCTATTCAATATGCTATTTTAATGGGATTAGTTGACCATGCACAGCAAAATAACAACGGAAAAACTATTAAAATTGTCGTTCCACCAAATTGTTACGGAGGTACCAACGACCAAGCAAGACGTGTTGCCGCTTGTCTTGAAAATGTAGAAATTGTTGATTTATTAGTCGATGGCGGTAACGATATGGTAAAGAGTATCGATGCTGTGTTGGCTAAAATAGCCCTAGAAGACGCTGTTCCTTTTATCATTGCTGAAATTCCTACCAACCCAAGAGTTGAAGTTCCTAATTTAGATGATTTAAAAACTGTTTTAACTAAAAAACGTACTACAAACTCAGGAACAATCGCTGTTGACCCTGTTTTTATTTTAGATCAAACTTTTTGTCCGAACGTTCACTTTTTAGGAGAAAATGCCATATTATCAAGCGTTCGTACTATTTCATTTGCTAGTGGCTCAAAATTCCCTAGTGGCGGAAAATGTACCGCAGGTTATTGTGTTGGAAACAAAAAATCGGAAACCTTAATGGATAAAATAGCCATTCATTTAAACGTTACCGATAACCAAGCAACGGCACTTCAATACAACATATTGGCAAAGCAATTACCATCTATGAACCAACGAATTATAGATGCGTATAAAAACACCCGTGAATTTGTAACTTTTATTACCGATAATTTACCAGGCGCAAAAATAAATTTTGTATCCGAAGAATTAGCTTCTCAAGGCTTTACGCCCTCTGTTTTCTCTTTAGATTTACCGACAAAAGGAAATTCTGATGCCGAAAAAGAGACTTATAAAAGAGCCTTAAATTTAAAATTAATCAACCTAATGATTACCGAAATACCTACCGAAAGTAAATTTTGTGTAAGTTACGGACAATTAAAAGGATGCTACTGGACAATTCCTGCAACCTCAACCCAAGGAACCACCAAAGAAGGCGACAAAGATTATATTGTACGCGCCTCACTTTCGGCAAATATGGATTTAGAATTGCATAAAAAAATATTTTTAGACTTTGTAAAAAGCATCTAA
- a CDS encoding HNH endonuclease domain-containing protein, with protein sequence MNLIPINTIFRNTTSSYKYYWWLSIIEISFLEDKENISYNEIIFKVISKIWYPVNYFKLSFGKKDRCAFFIKEIQREYNLEDNLSERDLYQFLIENKDSKFLTKITSELTRYVPFRFIRAWYAEQTRGLKDGIINSKILELQDNKSPYAINTELKEIKINKDWASWIRTNYNLIKSYTYFELIKYLEGENPQTSNLSKKIDKPTLRKLSTPTTYWKKYIVENPNKLDVFENKPLISMKELSIDHFLPWSFFTHDLIWNLHPVSKNINSSKNNYLPKEKYLTPFCFLQYDFCDFLLNEKANKVLENYYLLFKCSNDELKSISKEEFSKKINNYYLPQYEIAKNMGFNCNWFWK encoded by the coding sequence ATGAATTTAATTCCTATTAATACTATTTTCAGAAATACAACTAGTAGTTATAAATATTACTGGTGGTTATCTATCATAGAAATATCTTTTTTAGAGGATAAAGAAAACATTTCTTATAATGAGATTATATTTAAAGTTATCAGTAAAATTTGGTATCCAGTTAATTATTTTAAACTTTCATTTGGAAAAAAAGACCGCTGTGCTTTTTTTATAAAAGAAATTCAAAGGGAATATAATTTAGAAGATAATCTAAGTGAAAGAGATTTATATCAATTTTTGATTGAAAATAAAGATAGTAAATTTTTAACTAAAATAACTTCGGAATTAACAAGATATGTTCCTTTTAGATTTATTAGGGCTTGGTATGCTGAACAAACAAGAGGTTTGAAAGATGGAATTATTAATTCTAAAATTTTAGAATTACAAGATAATAAATCACCTTATGCAATAAATACTGAACTCAAAGAAATTAAGATAAATAAAGATTGGGCTTCTTGGATTAGAACTAATTATAATTTAATAAAGTCATATACTTATTTTGAATTAATAAAATATTTAGAGGGCGAAAATCCTCAAACATCAAATTTATCTAAAAAAATAGATAAACCAACTTTAAGAAAACTTTCTACGCCAACAACATATTGGAAGAAATATATTGTAGAAAACCCAAACAAATTAGATGTTTTTGAAAATAAACCATTAATTTCTATGAAAGAACTTAGTATAGACCATTTTCTTCCTTGGAGTTTTTTTACACATGATTTAATTTGGAATCTTCATCCTGTAAGTAAAAATATAAATTCTTCAAAAAATAATTATCTTCCAAAAGAAAAATATTTAACACCTTTTTGTTTTTTACAATATGATTTCTGTGATTTTTTATTAAATGAAAAAGCTAATAAAGTTTTAGAAAATTATTACTTATTATTTAAGTGTTCTAATGATGAATTAAAGAGTATCTCAAAAGAAGAGTTTTCAAAAAAAATCAATAATTACTATCTTCCTCAATATGAAATAGCAAAAAATATGGGATTTAACTGTAATTGGTTTTGGAAATAG
- a CDS encoding transglutaminase domain-containing protein has product MKQLYLFLALLITSTTLSAQDFSIVDAKIKTYPKRITAKKLADKISTDFTSDNEKVRALFSWLAFNIRYDLIAFNNLSARKTQFSYRNEAEKKAKIKAIKDAIVKKTLARRSGICEDYAQTFANICTLLNIENEIIKGNVRISSNDIGKVNNQPNHAWNAVKLNNKWLYLDATWAAGAVKNGRWQRNFNDYYFNIPKEKYFLTHFPEDILWQLRVKRMSLKSYFQQPIYTTDFLKKQYKLIAPTTGIITKKTNTPITFILENIAKNQSIYCGFKGVKYAQKPKISFEKNQTIVSILPPKNSNEVFLLIDKQVVAIFLIK; this is encoded by the coding sequence ATGAAGCAACTTTATTTATTTTTAGCACTCCTTATTACTAGCACTACCCTATCGGCTCAAGATTTTTCAATTGTTGATGCCAAAATAAAAACCTACCCTAAAAGAATTACCGCCAAAAAATTAGCTGACAAAATTTCTACCGATTTTACTTCTGATAATGAAAAAGTAAGAGCCTTATTTAGCTGGCTTGCTTTTAATATTCGATACGATTTAATTGCATTTAATAACCTTAGTGCCAGAAAAACACAGTTTAGCTATAGAAACGAAGCTGAAAAAAAAGCGAAAATTAAAGCTATAAAAGATGCTATTGTAAAAAAAACATTAGCTAGAAGAAGTGGAATTTGTGAAGATTATGCACAAACATTTGCTAATATTTGTACGCTTTTAAATATTGAAAACGAAATAATAAAAGGTAATGTTCGAATTTCTTCAAACGATATTGGTAAGGTAAATAACCAACCGAATCATGCTTGGAATGCTGTAAAACTGAACAATAAATGGCTATATTTAGATGCTACTTGGGCAGCAGGAGCTGTTAAAAACGGACGTTGGCAACGTAATTTTAATGATTATTATTTTAATATTCCTAAAGAAAAATATTTTTTAACCCATTTTCCTGAAGATATTTTATGGCAATTACGTGTAAAACGAATGTCTTTAAAAAGCTACTTTCAGCAACCAATATACACCACTGATTTCCTTAAAAAACAATACAAATTAATAGCTCCAACTACTGGTATCATTACTAAAAAAACAAATACACCCATTACTTTTATCCTTGAAAATATTGCTAAAAACCAATCTATATATTGTGGATTTAAAGGTGTAAAATATGCTCAAAAACCAAAAATTTCTTTCGAAAAAAATCAGACAATTGTAAGTATTCTTCCTCCTAAAAACAGCAACGAAGTTTTTTTACTTATTGACAAACAGGTTGTAGCAATCTTTTTAATAAAATAA
- the rmuC gene encoding DNA recombination protein RmuC, whose protein sequence is MEQTIIYLIVGVLLGAVIGWFIGNLKTNSKINSIKEKTQTAFNLIDKEFDSFKATSKHQQAQQTATISEKEKLITNKENQLKASEENRLFLEKEKATLVANNNSISKILLEKQEFIINLEEQIILKTSENKNLSNELSTKNANFNAAKHTLTQHADTIEKQTSAYDNLKEKFNAINEHLATANAKIVSSNEKLSREKNEIKELRNQFNTEFQNIASQILKENTKSFSEVNESKIKELLNPLNKDIKEFKTKVEDVYNKESKERFSLGEKVKELAEKSEQISQDAINLTNALKGEAKTQGNWGEMILESILEKSGLRKNEEYFMEHELKDENGKAIRSDAEGKKMRPDAVIKYPDNRNVIIDSKVSLNAFTRYIASSDVDTQKQELTAHISAIKNHIVALSTKGYDDYNKSLDFVMMFIPSEPAYIAAMQGDHNLWNYAYDKRILLMNPTNLITSLKLIVDLWKREYQNQNSIAIAERGAKLYDKFVLFIENLEKVGKYIDNAQTSYNTAFKQLSTGNDNLVLQASKLQKLGIKNKKELSKELKNKAANQLEII, encoded by the coding sequence ATGGAACAAACTATTATTTATCTTATTGTAGGCGTGCTACTCGGCGCTGTTATTGGTTGGTTTATCGGAAACTTAAAAACAAATTCGAAAATTAATTCCATTAAAGAAAAAACTCAAACAGCATTTAATTTAATCGATAAAGAATTTGATTCTTTTAAAGCGACCTCAAAACATCAGCAAGCACAACAAACTGCAACTATTTCCGAAAAAGAAAAACTAATTACAAACAAAGAAAATCAATTAAAAGCATCCGAAGAAAATAGGTTATTTTTAGAAAAAGAAAAAGCAACATTAGTAGCAAATAATAATTCAATATCAAAAATACTTTTAGAAAAACAAGAATTTATTATCAATTTAGAAGAACAAATTATTCTTAAAACATCAGAAAATAAAAACCTATCAAACGAATTATCTACTAAAAATGCCAATTTTAACGCTGCTAAACATACACTTACACAACATGCTGATACTATTGAAAAACAAACATCAGCATATGATAACCTAAAAGAAAAGTTTAATGCAATAAATGAACACTTAGCCACTGCAAACGCCAAAATTGTTTCATCAAACGAAAAACTAAGCCGAGAAAAAAACGAAATTAAAGAACTTAGAAATCAGTTTAATACTGAATTTCAAAATATTGCGAGTCAAATTTTAAAAGAAAATACCAAATCTTTTTCAGAAGTTAATGAATCTAAAATTAAAGAATTATTAAATCCTTTAAATAAAGATATTAAAGAATTTAAAACTAAAGTCGAAGATGTTTATAATAAAGAAAGTAAAGAGCGTTTTTCTTTAGGTGAAAAAGTTAAGGAATTAGCCGAAAAAAGTGAACAAATTAGTCAAGATGCCATCAATTTAACAAATGCGTTAAAAGGCGAAGCAAAAACCCAAGGAAACTGGGGCGAAATGATTTTAGAGAGTATTTTAGAAAAATCTGGCTTGCGTAAAAATGAAGAATATTTTATGGAGCATGAGCTAAAAGACGAGAACGGAAAAGCAATTCGTTCCGATGCTGAAGGTAAAAAAATGCGCCCCGATGCGGTTATAAAATATCCTGATAACAGAAATGTAATTATCGATTCGAAAGTTTCGTTAAATGCCTTTACCCGATATATTGCTAGTTCAGATGTCGATACGCAAAAACAAGAATTGACCGCACATATTTCGGCAATCAAAAATCATATTGTTGCATTGAGCACAAAAGGCTATGATGATTATAATAAATCCTTAGATTTTGTAATGATGTTCATCCCTAGTGAGCCAGCATATATTGCGGCAATGCAAGGCGATCACAACCTTTGGAATTACGCTTACGACAAGCGTATTTTATTAATGAATCCAACAAATTTAATAACTTCATTAAAGTTAATTGTCGATTTATGGAAGCGTGAGTATCAAAATCAAAACTCGATTGCTATTGCTGAAAGAGGTGCTAAATTATATGATAAATTTGTTCTTTTTATTGAAAATTTAGAAAAAGTAGGGAAATATATCGACAACGCACAAACATCTTACAATACCGCATTTAAACAATTAAGTACAGGAAATGATAATTTGGTTTTACAAGCAAGTAAATTACAAAAATTAGGCATCAAAAATAAAAAAGAACTCTCTAAAGAATTGAAAAATAAAGCTGCTAATCAGCTAGAAATAATCTAA
- a CDS encoding NAD(P)-dependent oxidoreductase, translating into MKFGIIKERKNPPDRRVVFSPEKLQEFKAQFPAAEIVVESSDIRVFSDQAYKDAGLEVVSDMSDCDVLLGVKEVPLEALIPNKKYFFFSHTIKKQPYNRVLLQGMLAKNIEMYDHETIIKENGARLIGFGRYAGLVGAYNGFRALGLREKLFTLPKVETLTDLDAVKSELDKITLPNIKILLTGTGKVAHGAKEILDYLKIKQISDALYLTADFTEPVYCVSDVMEYNKRIDGKVGEKFAFYKDPSGYQSNFMPYAKVTDFFIAGHFYGDGAPYLFTRQDAKHADFKIKYVADISCDVDGPVATTLRSSTIADPIYGYDAQTEKEVCFTSENAITVMAVDNLPCELPKDASEGFGEMFLENVIPAFFNDDKDGVLKRAKMTTKNGKLAERYAYLQAYVNGEE; encoded by the coding sequence ATGAAATTCGGAATTATTAAAGAACGTAAAAATCCACCAGATAGAAGAGTGGTATTTTCTCCTGAAAAGTTACAAGAATTTAAAGCGCAATTTCCAGCGGCAGAAATAGTAGTAGAAAGTTCAGATATTCGTGTTTTTAGCGATCAAGCTTATAAAGATGCAGGCTTAGAAGTTGTAAGCGATATGTCTGATTGTGATGTATTATTAGGGGTAAAAGAAGTTCCTTTAGAGGCTTTAATTCCGAATAAAAAATATTTTTTCTTTTCACATACCATTAAAAAGCAACCTTACAACCGTGTGTTATTACAAGGAATGTTAGCAAAAAACATTGAAATGTACGATCACGAAACCATCATTAAAGAAAATGGTGCTCGATTAATTGGTTTTGGACGTTATGCAGGTTTAGTAGGTGCTTACAATGGTTTTAGGGCTTTAGGTTTACGTGAAAAATTATTCACTTTACCAAAAGTAGAAACTCTTACTGATTTAGATGCTGTAAAATCTGAATTAGACAAAATTACGTTGCCAAATATTAAAATTTTACTTACTGGGACAGGTAAAGTAGCACACGGAGCTAAAGAAATTTTAGATTATTTAAAAATTAAACAAATTAGTGATGCTTTATATTTAACGGCTGATTTTACCGAGCCTGTATATTGCGTGTCGGATGTGATGGAATATAACAAGCGCATCGATGGTAAAGTAGGTGAGAAGTTTGCTTTTTATAAAGACCCGAGCGGTTATCAAAGTAATTTTATGCCCTATGCAAAAGTGACTGATTTCTTTATAGCAGGTCATTTTTATGGTGATGGAGCGCCGTATTTATTTACTAGACAAGATGCAAAACATGCTGATTTTAAAATTAAATATGTCGCTGATATTTCTTGTGATGTTGATGGTCCGGTAGCAACAACACTTCGTTCGTCAACAATTGCTGATCCTATTTATGGCTATGATGCTCAAACCGAAAAAGAGGTTTGTTTTACATCTGAAAATGCCATAACTGTAATGGCTGTTGATAATTTACCTTGTGAATTACCAAAAGATGCCAGTGAAGGATTTGGAGAAATGTTTTTAGAAAACGTAATTCCAGCTTTTTTCAATGACGATAAAGACGGTGTTTTAAAACGCGCTAAAATGACCACAAAAAACGGAAAATTAGCCGAGCGTTATGCCTATTTACAAGCCTATGTAAACGGCGAAGAATAA
- a CDS encoding OmpA family protein: MKKVSVLAAVSVLATSCVSKKKYVQLEQQYKATQGTLQKTTLEKEALAAKFAKIENRVAIYNSKINSLRGINSGLRKQNDVKLDMVEGAVISNDMKVKMRKTLANVDANLLANAKTLKDSMNLAVSYQLKKSINVAELENSDDINVNIDKTVVMISISDKMLFKTASYNVNRNAYKTLKKLADIIKSEPSMDVMIEGHTDSRGIHNEVIKDNWDLSVKRATSIVRILENKYKVNASRLIASGRGSSLPLVDNKTRANRARNRRTKIIILPNLNKFFGLMASEEVIQP; encoded by the coding sequence ATGAAAAAAGTTTCAGTTTTAGCAGCTGTTTCAGTTTTAGCAACATCATGTGTTTCAAAGAAAAAATATGTTCAGTTAGAACAGCAATACAAAGCAACACAAGGTACACTTCAAAAAACAACTCTAGAAAAAGAAGCGTTAGCAGCAAAATTTGCGAAAATTGAAAATAGAGTTGCTATTTATAACTCTAAAATAAATTCATTAAGAGGCATTAATTCAGGGTTAAGAAAACAGAACGATGTTAAATTAGATATGGTGGAAGGTGCTGTAATATCTAATGATATGAAAGTTAAGATGCGTAAAACTTTAGCAAATGTTGATGCTAATTTATTAGCAAATGCTAAAACGTTAAAAGATTCTATGAATTTAGCGGTTTCTTATCAGCTGAAAAAATCAATAAATGTTGCTGAATTAGAAAACTCTGACGATATTAATGTAAACATTGATAAAACAGTAGTAATGATTTCTATTTCAGATAAAATGTTGTTTAAAACAGCAAGTTATAATGTAAATAGAAATGCGTATAAAACGCTTAAAAAATTGGCAGATATCATTAAATCGGAACCTAGTATGGATGTGATGATTGAAGGACACACCGATTCAAGAGGTATTCATAACGAAGTAATTAAAGATAACTGGGATTTAAGTGTAAAAAGAGCTACGTCAATTGTACGTATTTTAGAAAATAAATATAAGGTTAACGCTAGCAGATTAATTGCATCAGGAAGAGGTTCATCTTTACCTTTGGTTGATAATAAAACAAGAGCTAACAGAGCAAGAAACAGAAGAACAAAAATAATTATTTTACCAAACTTAAATAAGTTTTTTGGTTTAATGGCTTCAGAAGAAGTAATTCAGCCATAA
- a CDS encoding DUF3820 family protein, with translation MLADKQFLIDTAQMRMPFGKYKGYYLVDLPEHYIVWYKNKGFPAGKLGKMMGLVYEMQLNGLEDILRKIRS, from the coding sequence ATGTTAGCAGACAAGCAATTTTTAATTGATACAGCCCAAATGCGGATGCCTTTTGGAAAATATAAAGGTTATTATTTGGTTGATTTACCTGAACATTATATTGTTTGGTATAAAAACAAAGGCTTTCCTGCTGGGAAACTAGGTAAAATGATGGGCTTGGTTTATGAAATGCAATTAAATGGTTTGGAAGATATTTTACGAAAAATTAGAAGTTAA
- the prfA gene encoding peptide chain release factor 1 has protein sequence MLDKIRIIKQRYDEISDLIIQPEVIMDQKRYVKLSKEYKDLGKVVKKGQEYQSLTDSIEEAKEIIADGSDAEMMEMAKMEMDDAKKRIPVLEDEIKFMLIPKDPEDGKNAVVELRAGAGGDEASIFAGELFRMYTKYCEGRGWKVSTVDYSEGTNGGFKEIQFEVSGDDVYGTLKFEAGVHRVQRVPQTETQGRVHTSAATCMVFPEAEEFDVEINPKDVRIDFFCSSGPGGQSVNTTYSAVRLTHIPTGLVAQCQDQKSQHKNKEKAFKVLRSRLYDMELAKKQAEDALKRGSMVTSGDRSAKIRTYNFPQGRMTDHRIGLTLYDLSNIINGDIQKIIDELMLAENTSKLKELGETI, from the coding sequence ATGTTAGATAAAATAAGAATTATAAAGCAACGTTATGACGAAATTTCGGATTTAATTATCCAGCCAGAAGTTATAATGGACCAAAAACGCTACGTTAAATTAAGTAAAGAATATAAAGATTTAGGTAAGGTTGTTAAAAAAGGACAAGAATACCAAAGTTTAACGGACTCTATTGAAGAAGCGAAAGAAATTATAGCCGATGGAAGCGATGCTGAAATGATGGAAATGGCTAAAATGGAAATGGATGACGCTAAAAAGCGTATTCCTGTTTTAGAGGATGAAATTAAGTTTATGCTTATTCCGAAAGACCCTGAAGATGGTAAAAATGCCGTTGTAGAACTTAGAGCAGGTGCTGGAGGTGATGAAGCAAGTATTTTTGCAGGTGAATTATTTAGAATGTATACTAAATATTGCGAAGGTAGAGGCTGGAAAGTATCAACAGTAGATTATTCTGAAGGAACAAACGGAGGTTTTAAAGAAATTCAGTTTGAAGTTTCTGGTGATGATGTTTACGGAACTTTAAAATTTGAGGCAGGTGTACACCGTGTACAACGTGTACCACAAACCGAAACACAAGGTCGTGTACATACATCGGCAGCAACTTGTATGGTTTTTCCTGAAGCTGAAGAATTTGATGTAGAAATTAATCCTAAAGATGTACGTATTGACTTTTTCTGTTCATCAGGACCTGGAGGGCAATCGGTAAATACAACCTACTCAGCAGTACGTTTAACACACATTCCTACTGGTTTAGTAGCACAATGTCAAGATCAAAAATCGCAACATAAGAATAAAGAAAAAGCCTTTAAAGTATTACGTTCTCGTTTATACGACATGGAACTTGCCAAAAAACAAGCAGAAGATGCTTTAAAACGTGGTTCAATGGTTACTTCTGGTGATAGAAGTGCTAAAATTAGAACTTACAATTTTCCGCAAGGACGTATGACAGACCATAGAATTGGTTTAACTTTATATGATTTATCAAATATTATCAATGGTGATATTCAGAAAATTATTGATGAGTTAATGCTTGCAGAAAACACTTCTAAATTAAAAGAATTAGGAGAAACTATTTAA